A genomic region of Tigriopus californicus strain San Diego chromosome 1, Tcal_SD_v2.1, whole genome shotgun sequence contains the following coding sequences:
- the LOC131886389 gene encoding lariat debranching enzyme-like translates to MHIAIDGCAHGALEETYAAIAECQAQTGQKIDLLLCCGDFQSVRNLRDLLCMARPDKYKDMCSFYKYYSGEKVAPILTLFIGGNHEASNVLQELPYGGWVAPNIYYLGYAGVLNVGGVRIGGLSGIFKPDNYLRGHFERPPYNMSTLRSAYHIRNLEVFRMKQLAPDPPQIVMSHDWPEGVDKFGNLEGLLDLKPHFRDQSDEHRLGSPPTREVLDIVQPEYWFSAHLHCKYAAVIEHDGGRNTKFLSLDKCSSGSPFLQILTVGAEIESGEVSLEYDPAWLAILKSTNHLLSVNRRTHYMPGPDSDERYDFQPTSQEIQEVERLFEGDFRVPRNFQKSVPAFDPKRESIQDLYHLKQSQFELNLDTVAFTEKLQIANPVTMLMSESEVRKQLEVPKEYTPLQLVSTRLLSRTMVPTTDDV, encoded by the coding sequence ATGCACATCGCTATAGATGGGTGCGCTCATGGGGCCTTGGAAGAGACATACGCCGCCATTGCCGAGTGTCAGGCGCAAACGGGCCAGAAAATCGATCTCTTGTTGTGTTGCGGCGATTTTCAATCCGTCCGCAATCTCCGGGATCTTCTATGTATGGCGAGACCCGACAAGTACAAGGACATGTGCTCGTTCTACAAGTACTACTCGGGCGAAAAAGTGGCGCCGATCCTTACCCTCTTCATTGGCGGCAATCATGAAGCCAGTAATGTCTTGCAAGAACTACCCTATGGGGGTTGGGTGGCGCCCAATATCTACTATCTAGGTTATGCCGGGGTTTTGAATGTGGGCGGGGTGCGGATTGGCGGATTATCCGGGATTTTTAAGCCGGATAACTACCTCAGGGGCCACTTTGAACGTCCGCCTTACAACATGTCGACTTTGCGGAGCGCTTATCACATTCGTAATTTGGAGGTGTTTCGGATGAAACAATTGGCTCCGGATCCGCCTCAGATTGTTATGAGCCATGACTGGCCCGAGGGTGTGGATAAATTCGGCAATCTGGAAGGGCTGCTCGACTTGAAACCGCATTTTAGAGATCAAAGCGATGAACATCGATTAGGCTCGCCCCCCACACGCGAGGTTTTGGATATCGTTCAACCCGAATATTGGTTCTCCGCTCACCTGCATTGCAAATACGCGGCCGTAATCGAGCATGATGGCGGTCGAAACACCAAATTCCTGTCCTTGGATAAGTGCTCAAGTGGGTCACCCTTTCTCCAGATTTTGACCGTAGGTGCCGAAATCGAGAGCGGAGAGGTGTCCTTGGAGTACGATCCCGCTTGGTTGGCTATTCTGAAGTCTACCAATCATTTACTATCTGTGAATCGACGAACCCATTACATGCCTGGGCCGGATTCCGATGAACGGTACGATTTCCAACCTACGTCCCAAGAAATTCAGGAAGTGGAACGCCTGTTTGAAGGAGATTTCCGGGTCCCGAGGAATTTTCAAAAGTCCGTGCCAGCGTTTGATCCTAAACGCGAAAGTATTCAAGATTTGTATCATCTCAAGCAGTCTCAATTCGAGCTCAACCTTGACACAGTGGCATTCACGGAGAAGCTTCAGATCGCCAATCCGGTGACCATGTTGATGTCCGAATCAGAAGTACGAAAGCAATTGGAAGTCCCCAAGGAATATACTCCATTACAATTAGTCAGCACCAGACTCCTTTCGAGAACCATGGTGCCAACGACTGACGATGtttga
- the LOC131886445 gene encoding small ribosomal subunit protein uS8A has protein sequence MVLMNSLAAALKSINNAEKRGKRQVLLRPNSKVVVRFLTVMMKHGYIGEFEIVDDHRGGKIVVNLTGRLNKCGVISPRFDVGIREIEKWTNNLLPSRQFGFIVVTTSGGIMDHEEARRKHLGGKILGFFF, from the exons ATGGTGTTGATGAACTCACTGGCTGCGGCCTTAAAATCCATTAACAATGCCGAAAAACGAGGCAAGCGTCAGGTGCTCCTCCGACCCAACTCGAAGGTGGTGGTCAGGTTCCTGACTGTCATGATGAAGCACGGATACATCGGCGAGTTCGAAATCGTGGATGATCATCGTGGCGGCAAGATTGTGGTCAATTTGACTGGTCGTCTCAACAAATGCGGCGTCATCTCGCCCAGATTCGACGTGGGGATTCGAGAAATTGAGAAGTGGACCAACaatctcctcccgtccagacagTTTGG ATTCATTGTGGTGACTACCTCAGGAGGAATCATGGACCACGAAGAAGCCCGTCGCAAGCATCTTGGTGGCAAGATCCTAGGATTCTTCTTCTGA
- the LOC131886370 gene encoding serine/arginine repetitive matrix protein 1-like: MSTLKDDEEYIFDHRMGMRLRKPKVPVETSKGDIPKAKELKDGIRQKVISSVSAKKIFEDYDCNRIEEKIQDLFDQVETGEFRRSTIEKTPLRTRLIFGEGFMYGHQLNNPGARNAKLYPKDEVDPIPAWMMDSIVRPIVQVGIIPKDFVNSVVITEYLPGACLTSHIEPSHIFDRPIITTSFVSNTEISFGCKFTYEEPSKASEPVATVPVVRGSVLGIGGYAANQISHCIRKTQADARRVVIVLKSVLPNAPRLTYEELDKIRDAQGDSSDTALSCPEDTPVRDEPKTQSRSKARGRSRSRSRSRSRSRSRSRSRSRSRSRSRSFDSSASQSSYSDSSTNSFGNRYGYRRPRSRTPRRSSYSRSYRRSRSWSRSRRGSLRYTSSSLSSRSRSRSRSRSRSKSRSRSKSRSRSRSRGSYRRSRRSRSSSSSSSRERHQRKSSPSNHYRTNKTFGRKTNPYQPRPGQRKLNGRRNLVEKPPASPGDGSSSSAEIIEEIFPTKYKPLTKPLEDRETIINRALKTLAKNERYLLKKNKAKTPPQSSIHVKNMVEHKIKISLQRNQKPEPDSSSSFTGSDLLTPKPLTLKERLMAFEEKEQLCSKAISTTKPEAISPSPKLETKSPVLQPETTCSSPPHAIKSPSPMIETTCPSPPTEPTCPSPQVAPRTSSPQAEELPNVLQASSDDQECPSPPESPDLYQIALCSITREPESRVPTPGTPSFDIYRTDDDEDYGDEEEEEEEEPQPMPPENQNLPPLEEEEDRLPLILPNDTDDSTPLIAALADSYKINTMKIMRRIENSNRTGESDDNSRDQLHKRLNLVDLKQEPQPTENTVMDQCLTDEEDSKEMVQSQIKRMQKSHEKPVETEDDIEKILREYKLDLEYEKILSEIHELKQKLKQQKARARAIRIKRYSVANGHLPTKNQKSRLDSSAFIQRKGKRSKRKEKEARLRAKLKSRLRREVTKIRPLDERDSSEAELEVRRSSKISKKQGLKMKYGTSDGTTSESDDFNDDITLTGRRSKRMKLHRFNFEPSNSEDDNIFESCSEAQDKKSVPNVTDSSTRLVRIKEEVPDEVPCVDVE; the protein is encoded by the exons aTGTCTACTCTAAAGGACGATgaagaatatatttttgaccATCGCATGGGTATGCGATTGAGAAAACCCAA AGTTCCAGTGGAAACGTCTAAAGGCGACATTCCGAAAGCCAAAGAGCTAAAGGATGGAATTCGTCAAAAGGTGATCAGCAGCGTGAGTGCCAAGAAAATCTTCGAAGACTATGATTGTAATCGCATCGAGGAAAAGATCCAAGATCTTTTTGATCAAGTGGAGACGGGTGAATTCCGTCGTAGCACTATCGAAAAGACACCTCTCcgaacaag ACTCATCTTTGGAGAGGGGTTCATGTACGGTCATCAATTAAACAATCCTGGTGCCAGGAATGCCAAGCTCTATCCCAAAGATGAAGTGGACCCCATTCCCGCGTGGATGATGGATTCGATAGTGCGACCCATTGTTCAAGTGGGGATCATTCCGAAAGATTTCGTGAACTCGGTCGTGATTACAGAATATTTGCCAGGAGCATGCTTGACTTCACATATAGAGCCTTCGCATATTTTTGACAG GCCCATAATCACGACATCGTTTGTGAGTAATACAGAAATTAGTTTTGGGTGCAAGTTCACTTACGAAGAGCCATCGAAGGCCAGTGAACCCGTGGCCACGGTCCCTGTCGTTCGTGGAAGCGTTCTGGGCATTGG TGGGTATGCGGCCAATCAAATCTCGCATTGCATTCGCAAAACCCAGGCGGACGCCCGACGGGTTGTCATCGTCCTCAAAAGCGTCTTGCCAAACGCTCCCAGACTCACCTACGAAGAATTGGATAAGATTCGAGACGCACAAGGTGATTCGTCAGACACGGCCTTGAGTTGTCCAGAAGACACGCCCGTTCGAGACGAACCAAAGACTCAGTCTCGTTCCAAGGCTCGAGGTCGATCTCGATCCCGGTCTCGGTCTCGATCTCGGTCTCGATCTCGGTCTCGATCCCGGTCTCGATCCCGGTCTCGATCTAGGTCCTTTGACTCATCTGCATCTCAATCGTCGTATTCGGATTCATCAACGAACTCTTTTGGTAACCGATACGGATATCGACGACCAAGATCACGAACGCCCCGAAGGTCATCTTACTCAAGATCCTATCGAAGAAGTCGTTCTTGGTCACGATCCAGACGAGGATCACTTCGATACACCTCGTCCAGCTTATCTTCCAGGTCCAGATCACGATCAAGGTCAAGATCCAGATCAAAGTCCAGATCTAGATCAAAATCTAGATCCAGATCCAGATCCAGAGGATCCTATCGAAGATCTCGACGTTCGCGTTCTAgctcgtcttcgtcgtcgcgTGAGAGGCATCAAAGGAAATCAAGCCCAAGCAACCATTATCGGACGAATAAAACCTTTGGTCGAAAAACCAATCCATATCAACCTCGCCCCGGTCAAAGAAAGCTCAATGGCAGAAGAAACCTGGTTGAAAAGCCCCCAGCATCACCGGGTGATGGGTCCTCTTCATCGGCAGAAATCATAGAGGAAATATTTCCCACCAAGTATAAGCCTCTCACAAAACCGTTGGAAGATCGCGAAACAATCATTAATAGGGCATTGAAAACGCTcgccaaaaatgaaagatatttGCTCAAGAAAAATAAGGCTAAGACGCCGCCCCAAAGCTCGATTCACGTCAAGAATATGGTGGAgcataaaatcaaaattagcTTGCAGCGAAATCAAAAACCCGAGCCGGATTCCAGTAGTAGCTTTACGGGGAGCGATCTCTTAACTCCCAAGCCACTGACCTTGAAGGAAAGACTCATggcctttgaagaaaaagagcaGCTTTGTAGCAAGGCCATCTCCACCACCAAACCCGAGGCAATAAGCCCAAGCCCCAAACTTGAGACCAAATCTCCAGTTCTTCAACCTGAGACTACCTGTTCCTCTCCTCCCCATGCGATAAAAAGTCCTTCACCAATGATTGAGACCACTTGTCCAAGTCCTCCAACGGAGCCCACGTGTCCCAGTCCCCAAGTTGCGCCCCGAACTTCCAGCCCACAAGCTGAGGAATTGCCCAATGTGCTACAAGCCAGCAGTGACGATCAGGAGTGCCCTTCTCCTCCAGAGAGCCCGGACCTTTACCAGATAGCTTTATGCTCCATAACCAGAGAGCCGGAATCTCGCGTCCCAACTCCCGGAACTCcaagttttgacatttatcGAACCGACGATGACGAGGACTACGgggacgaggaagaagaagaggaagaagaacccCAGCCCATGCCACCTGAAAATCAAAACCTCCCGCCtctggaagaggaagaagatcgGTTGCCCCTCATTCTACCAAACGACACGGACGACTCCACGCCCCTAATCGCCGCCTTGGCCGATTCCTACAAAATCAATACCATGAAGATCATGAGGCGGATTGAGAACTCGAACCGAACTGGCGAAAGCGACGACAACTCCCGCGATCAGTTGCACAAACGGCTGAATCTGGTGGATCTTAAGCAAGAACCGCAACCCACTGAGAACACAGTAATGGATCAATGCCTCACTGATGAGGAAGACTCCAAAGAAATGGTTCAATCCCAAATTAAGAGAATGCAGAAATCGCATGAAAAGCCTGTCGAGACCGAGGATGATATTGAAAAGATTCTACGGGAATACAAGCTTGATTTGGAGTATGAGAAGATCTTAAGTGAGATTCACGAGTTGAAACAAAAGttgaaacaacaaaaagcGCGGGCAAGAGCCATTCGGATTAAGCGCTACAGTGTTGCCAATGGACATTTGCCGACAAAAAATCAGAAATCGAGATTGGACTCGTCAGCCTTCATACAACGTAAAGGAAAACGGTCCAAGCGGAAGGAAAAAGAGGCTCGTCTAAGGGCTAAATTAAAGTCACGATTACGTCGTGAAGTCACTAAAATAAGACCCTTGGATGAACGTGATTCTAGTGAGGCAGAATTGGAGGTCAGGCGCTCGAGCAAGATATCTAAAAAGCAAgggctcaaaatgaagtaCGGCACATCCGATGGGACCACTTCAGAATCCGATGATTTCAACGACGACATTACCCTTACCGGCCGACGATCGAAAAGGATGAAATTGCATCGCTTTAATTTTGAGCCTTCAAATAGTGAAGATGATAATATTTTTGAGTCCTGCTCAGAAGCTCAAGATAAGAAATCGGTGCCGAATGTCACCGATTCCTCTACCCGATTAGTTCGCATAAAGGAAGAAGTACCCGACGAAGTACCCTGTGTAGACGTGGAATGA
- the LOC131886436 gene encoding isochorismatase domain-containing protein 2A-like produces the protein MSIAGHSVRRGLGRISASTSALFLCDMQEKFRPMISYFDEVVHNSNRVLHAAKTMSMPALVTEQYPKGLGRTVPELEIAKYGLKPFEKTCFSMVIPNLMSQLSQEQNVTKSVILCGIETHACILHTTLDLLERDVEVHVLVDCCSSRSMTDRKYAFERLRDMGAFLTTSECVILGLTADSAHPKFKALQKLVYNPAPDTGLLKM, from the coding sequence ATGAGCATAGCTGGACACTCGGTCAGGCGAGGCTTGGGCCGAATCTCAGCCTCAACTTCGGCCTTATTTCTCTGTGACATGCAAGAGAAGTTCAGGCCCATGATTTCCTACTTTGACGAAGTGGTCCATAACTCGAATCGGGTCCTACATGCGGCTAAGACCATGAGCATGCCCGCACTAGTCACTGAACAATATCCCAAGGGATTGGGTCGCACTGTCCCAGAGTTGGAAATTGCCAAGTACGGCTTGAAACCATTCGAAAAGACCTGCTTCTCCATGGTCATTCCGAATTTGATGTCGCAGTTAAGCCAAGAGCAAAACGTGACCAAGTCTGTGATCCTGTGTGGGATTGAGACCCATGCTTGCATACTTCACACGACGTTGGATCTTTTGGAACGGGATGTGGAGGTTCATGTCTTGGTTGATTGTTGCTCTTCCAGAAGCATGACTGATAGGAAGTACGCCTTTGAGCGACTTCGGGACATGGGAGCTTTCTTGACCACTAGTGAGTGTGTGATCTTGGGCTTGACCGCGGATTCAGCCCATCCCAAGTTCAAGGCCTTGCAAAAATTGGTATACAACCCCGCGCCGGACACTGGGCTGCTCAAAATGTGA